The Paraburkholderia acidiphila DNA window ACGCGAAGCAGATCTTCCCCGGCCCGCTGAAGAACGCCACCTGGAACGGCAAGGTCTATGCCATTCCGCGCGGCACGAACACGTTGGCGCTGTACTACAACAAGGACATGTTCAAGGCGGCCGGACTCGATCCCGAGCATGGGCCGCAAACGTGGGACGAACTCTATACCGACGCGCAAAAGCTCACCGACGCGAAGAAGGGCGTGTACGGTCTCGCGTTTTCCGCCATCAACACGGAAGAGGGCGTGTTCCAGTTCCTGCCGTTCGTGCAGGCCGCGGGCGCGGACTGGGACCGCATGAGCGATCCGGGCGCGGTGCGCGCGGCGGCCTTCTGGCAGAAGCTGCTGGACAGCAAGGTGGCCTCGCCGGACACGCTCACGCATAGCCAGTCGGAAGCGGCGGCCACGTTCATCAACGGCAATGCCGCGATGGACATCGACGGTCCGTGGGAACTGGGCGCCGTGGACAAGGGCGCGAAGTTCAAGTGGGGCGTGGCGCTCCTGCCGGTCGAGAAGGCGGGCGGCCCGCGCGCCTCGGCGCTCGGCGAGCAGAATCACGCGATCCTGCGCGGCGCGAAGAACCCGGATGTGGCGTTCCAGTTCCTCGAGTACATGTATGCGCAGCGCGGCCGCGACTGGAACGAATTCGGCATGCTGCCGCCTTCGAAAGACACCGTGACGCCAGACCCGAAGTGGCCGCAGGCATACAAGGTCTTCAACGAGCAGATGCAGTACGCCCGTCCGCGCGGTCCGAACCCGAACTGGCCGAAGATCTCGAAGTCGATCTCCGACGCGGTCCAGTCCGTGCTGACGCATCAAGCCACGCCGCAGCAGGCGATGCAGGCGGACGCACAGACGGTTCAGGCCGCAGCGAAGTAAGCATTCCGAAGTATGGTTGAGGTTGCCGCCCGAGGAATATCGGTTCTTCGGGCGCCAGCCTGCCTTTGAGCAATGAACGCCATGAACACACTTTTGCGCCGTGCTCCGCGCGATCCGGCAGCGGGGCGCCTGCGCCGCTTGCCGCGCGCCCATGCCTTCGAGATTTCGCTGGCGGTGTTCGCGCTGCTGTATCTGCTGGTGTTTGCGGG harbors:
- a CDS encoding ABC transporter substrate-binding protein, with product MKKLLAASAAIGLAFSLSCVSLHAATLSVWAVDEPDDYTAKMAQEFGKLHPDVHVQIRKVGFAALNDETMRAVMSGNMPDVVPIDNPNTAMFASKNALQDLGPYLAKSKVIDAKQIFPGPLKNATWNGKVYAIPRGTNTLALYYNKDMFKAAGLDPEHGPQTWDELYTDAQKLTDAKKGVYGLAFSAINTEEGVFQFLPFVQAAGADWDRMSDPGAVRAAAFWQKLLDSKVASPDTLTHSQSEAAATFINGNAAMDIDGPWELGAVDKGAKFKWGVALLPVEKAGGPRASALGEQNHAILRGAKNPDVAFQFLEYMYAQRGRDWNEFGMLPPSKDTVTPDPKWPQAYKVFNEQMQYARPRGPNPNWPKISKSISDAVQSVLTHQATPQQAMQADAQTVQAAAK